From a region of the Drosophila ananassae strain 14024-0371.13 chromosome XL, ASM1763931v2, whole genome shotgun sequence genome:
- the LOC6503552 gene encoding serine/threonine-protein kinase minibrain isoform X2 — protein MYRLEDTNSGGVMDKNKQKLSAYGSSAGSVAVVDAAQGSGSGSGGGGRQRHAPLYGRFVTEEDLPATHRDVMHHHSSPSSSSEVRAMQARIPTHFRDPASGPLRKLSVELIKTYKHINEVYYAKKKRRAQQTQGEDDSSNKKERKLYNDGYDDDNHDYIIKNGEKFLDRYEIDSLIGKGSFGQVVKAYDHEEQCHVAIKIIKNKKPFLNQAQIEVKLLEMMNRADAENKYYIVKLKRHFMWRNHLCLVFELLSYNLYDLLRNTNFRGVSLNLTRKFAQQLCTALLFLSTPELNIIHCDLKPENILLCNPKRSAIKIVDFGSSCQLGQRIYHYIQSRFYRSPEVLLGIQYDLAIDMWSLGCILVEMHTGEPLFSGCNEMDQMNKIVEVLGMPPKYLLDQAHKTRKFFDKIVADGSYVLKKNQNGRKYKPPGSRKLQDILGVDTGGPGGRRLDEPGHNVSDYLKFKDLILRMLDFDPKTRVTPYYALQHNFFKRTADEATNTSGAGATANAGAGGSGSSGAGGGGGGGSSGSGGGGSGGNGGGGAGGAGGLGAGSSNSGAVSSSSAAAAAAAAAAASSTSATGGSISGSGPGGVGGASSQPLPMALPLPLPPLSGGGGPGVGASDGQCHGLLMHSSAAANAMNNFSALSLQPSHQPSSLVNRTGNCSNSLNSLNHFSPPQQHHQQQQQQRHNSRSLYSNSNNHSSSNNISNSNSISSNNNGNHNSLNSYPHAMECDPPMAPPPPNGHGRMLRVPPMLPPGYAPLNLAPHHFYNNNMSSAAAAAAAAAAAAAAAAAASHLMMTDSSVISATAAGGGGAGGGGGGGGGAAVPGPVSGLSGGPSAPSVAVTPQAAAAAAAAAAFHLFPSQPAYGAAPASLSELPMPLPPLPLSMPLPLPMPLPMPLQLPPSSSSASSTASTSASIGGGGGGGGGSLGVVGSRRHLGSHGGPPTAPQNVGGGSNSATGASSSDASSSSPMVGVCVQQNPVVIH, from the exons ATGTATAGATTAGAGGACACGAATAGCGGCGGCGTTATGgataaaaacaaacagaaat tatcCGCTTATGGGTCCAGCGCGGGCAGCGTCGCCGTCGTCGATGCAGCGCAGGGCAGCGGGAGCGGCAGCGGTGGCGGCGGTCGCCAGCGGCACGCCCCCCTCTACGGCCGCTTCGTCACCGAGGAGGACCTGCCCGCCACTCACCGGGATGTCATGCACCAT CACTCTAGTCCCTCGTCTTCGTCAGAGGTGCGTGCCATGCAGGCCCGCATTCCCACCCACTTTCGGGACCCCGCCTCGGGTCCTCTGCGAAAGCTGAGCGTCGAACTGATAAAGACCTACAAGCACATCAACGAG GTCTACTATGCGAAAAAGAAGCGTCGTGCCCAGCAAACGCAAGGCGAGGACGACTCCTCCAACAAGAAGGAGCGAAAGCTGTACAACGACGGCTACGACGATGATAATCACGATTATATAATCAAGAATGGCGAAAAGTTTTTGGATCGCTACGAGATTGACTCGCTAATCG GAAAGGGCAGCTTTGGTCAGGTGGTGAAGGCCTACGATCACGAGGAGCAATGCCATGTGGCGATCAAGATAATTAAGAATAAGAAACCGTTCCTAAACCAGGCACAGATCGAGGTTAAGCTGCTCGAGATGATGAATCGTGCAGATGCCGAGAATAAATACTATATCG TCAAGCTCAAGCGCCATTTTATGTGGCGCAATCACCTGTGCCTGGTGTTCGAGCTGCTCTCATACAACCTGTACGATCTGCTGCGGAACACAAACTTCCGGGGCGTATCGCTGAACCTCACGCGCAAGTTCGCCCAGCAGCTATGCACGGCGCTGCTCTTCCTCAGCACCCCCGAACTGAACATTATTCACTGTGATTTGAAGCCCGAGAACATCTTGCTCTGCAATCCGAAGCGTTCCGCGATCAAGATCGTTGACTTTGGCAGCTCCTGTCAGCTGGGACAGCGG ATCTACCACTATATCCAATCGCGCTTCTACCGCTCCCCGGAAGTACTGCTGGGCATCCAATATGATCTGGCCATTGATATGTGGTCGCTGGGCTGTATCCTGGTTGAGATGCACACCGGTGAGCCGCTCTTCTCCGGCTGCAACGAAATGGACCAGATGAACAAGATCGTCGAGGTGCTGGGCATGCCGCCCAAGTATCTTCTCGATCAGGCGCACAAGACCCGCAAGTTCTTCGACAAGATCGTCGCCGACGGATCCTATGTCCTCAAGAAGAACCAAAACGGACGTAAATACAAGCCGCCGGGATCACGTAAACTCCAGGATATACTCGGCGTGGATACGGGCGGACCGGGTGGCCGGCGATTGGACGAACCCGGTCATAATGTCTCCGATTATCTCAAGTTCAAGGACCTGATCCTGCGCATGCTCGACTTCGATCCGAAGACAAGGGTCACACCCTACTACGCCCTGCAGCACAACTTCTTCAAGCGTACGGCGGACGAGGCGACCAATACCAGCGGTGCGGGTGCCACGGCGAATGCCGGTGCCGGCGGCTCCGGTTCCAGTGGTgctggcggcggtggcggtggtggaTCGAGTGGCTCCGGTGGCGGTGGCTCTGGCGGCAACGGTGGCGGTGGTGCGGGCGGTGCCGGTGGCCTCGGTGCTGGTAGCAGCAACAGTGGAGCTGTGTCGTCATCCAGTGCAGCTGCGgctgcggcggcggcagcagcggccaGTTCCACCTCGGCTACGGGTGGCTCGATTTCAGGATCGGGTCCTGGCGGAGTCGGTGGCGCGTCGTCGCAGCCATTGCCGATGgcgctgccgctgccactgccgcctctctcaggaggaggaggtcctGGCGTCGGAGCGTCGGATGGCCAGTGTCATG GCCTTCTGATGCACTCCTCGGCGGCAGCCAATGCAATGAACAACTTCTCCGCCCTGAGCCTCCAGCCCAGCCACCAGCCGAGCTCTCTGGTGAACCGCACTGGCAACTGCAGCAACAGTCTCAACAGCCTGAATCACTTTAGTCCACCGCAGCAGCatcatcagcaacagcagcagcaacgccACAACAGTCGCAGCTTgtacagcaacagcaacaaccacagcagcagcaacaacatcagcaacagcaacagcatcagcagcaacaacaacggcaaCCACAACAGCCTCAACAGCTATCCACACGCCATGGAATGTGACCCACCAATGGCTCCACCCCCACCAAATGGACATGGTAGGATGCTACGTGTACCACCGATGTTGCCACCTGGTTATGCCCCCTTGAATCTGGCGCCGCATCATttctacaacaacaacatgtcctcggcagcagcagcagcagcggcagcagcagcagcagcagcagcggcggcagctGCCTCCCATCTCATGATGACCGATTCGAGTGTGATAAGCGCCACAGCAgcgggtggtggtggtgccggcggaggtggtggcggcggtggAGGAGCAGCAGTGCCGGGACCAGTTTCAGGATTAAGTGGAGGACCAAGTGCCCCCAGTGTGGCGGTGACGCCACAAgcagccgctgctgctgcggccgCCGCTGCCTTTCATCTGTTTCCGTCACAGCCCGCCTATGGAGCAGCTCCCGCCTCGCTGAGCGAGCTGCCGATGCCCttgccgccactgccgctCTCcatgcctctgcctctgcccaTGCCACTGCCCATGCCCCTCCAGCTGCCGCCCTCGTCATCATCCGCCTCCTCAACAGCCTCCACATCAGCATCTATTGGTGggggaggtggaggaggaggtggtagCCTGGGAGTGGTGGGCTCGAGGCGACACTTGGGCAGCCACGGTGGACCCCCAACGGCCCCCCAGAATGTGGGTGGTGGGAGCAATTCGGCCACCGGAGCCAGCAGCAGCGATGCCTCCTCCTCGTCGCCGATGGTCGGAGTTTGTGTTCAACAGAATCCTGTAGTTATACATTAg
- the LOC6503552 gene encoding serine/threonine-protein kinase minibrain isoform X1, with the protein MSAALIFWQQNNENNNLNNNNIVGESVEPLQPPSLGAPPPMPPGGRAIRVVPQSHTGRRTPPPPVHYINYLAQIGCQHRVRNWPSNNGNYNYDYDYDYHYNYPDELELQLQLDEEEDHCQMGSIIYPKSAWTWSQARELEPQPELISKDQKIREVVVEQPNLPYNLSAYGSSAGSVAVVDAAQGSGSGSGGGGRQRHAPLYGRFVTEEDLPATHRDVMHHHSSPSSSSEVRAMQARIPTHFRDPASGPLRKLSVELIKTYKHINEVYYAKKKRRAQQTQGEDDSSNKKERKLYNDGYDDDNHDYIIKNGEKFLDRYEIDSLIGKGSFGQVVKAYDHEEQCHVAIKIIKNKKPFLNQAQIEVKLLEMMNRADAENKYYIVKLKRHFMWRNHLCLVFELLSYNLYDLLRNTNFRGVSLNLTRKFAQQLCTALLFLSTPELNIIHCDLKPENILLCNPKRSAIKIVDFGSSCQLGQRIYHYIQSRFYRSPEVLLGIQYDLAIDMWSLGCILVEMHTGEPLFSGCNEMDQMNKIVEVLGMPPKYLLDQAHKTRKFFDKIVADGSYVLKKNQNGRKYKPPGSRKLQDILGVDTGGPGGRRLDEPGHNVSDYLKFKDLILRMLDFDPKTRVTPYYALQHNFFKRTADEATNTSGAGATANAGAGGSGSSGAGGGGGGGSSGSGGGGSGGNGGGGAGGAGGLGAGSSNSGAVSSSSAAAAAAAAAAASSTSATGGSISGSGPGGVGGASSQPLPMALPLPLPPLSGGGGPGVGASDGQCHGLLMHSSAAANAMNNFSALSLQPSHQPSSLVNRTGNCSNSLNSLNHFSPPQQHHQQQQQQRHNSRSLYSNSNNHSSSNNISNSNSISSNNNGNHNSLNSYPHAMECDPPMAPPPPNGHGRMLRVPPMLPPGYAPLNLAPHHFYNNNMSSAAAAAAAAAAAAAAAAAASHLMMTDSSVISATAAGGGGAGGGGGGGGGAAVPGPVSGLSGGPSAPSVAVTPQAAAAAAAAAAFHLFPSQPAYGAAPASLSELPMPLPPLPLSMPLPLPMPLPMPLQLPPSSSSASSTASTSASIGGGGGGGGGSLGVVGSRRHLGSHGGPPTAPQNVGGGSNSATGASSSDASSSSPMVGVCVQQNPVVIH; encoded by the exons atgtcAGCTGCATTAATTTTTTGGcaacaaaataatgaaaataataatctaaataataataatattgtgGGAGAGTCAGTAGAACCACTTCAACCACCATCCTTAGGTGCACCACCACCTATGCCACCTGGTGGCAGGGCAATTAGAGTCGTGCCACAGAGCCACACGGGCAGAAGGACTCCACCACCTCCTGTTCATTACATCAATTATTTGGCCCAAATTGGCTGTCAGCATCGTGTCAGAAATTGGCCATCGAATAATGGCAATTACAATTACGATTACGACTACGATTACCATTACAATTATCCCGATGAGTTGGAGCTACAACTCCAGctggatgaggaggaggaTCATTGCCAAATGGGATCAATAATCTATCCAAAATCGGCATGGACATGGTCCCAAGCGAGGGAACTAGAGCCACAACCGGAACTAatctcgaaggaccaaaaaataagagaagTTGTGGTAGAACAGCCCAACTTGCCATATAATT tatcCGCTTATGGGTCCAGCGCGGGCAGCGTCGCCGTCGTCGATGCAGCGCAGGGCAGCGGGAGCGGCAGCGGTGGCGGCGGTCGCCAGCGGCACGCCCCCCTCTACGGCCGCTTCGTCACCGAGGAGGACCTGCCCGCCACTCACCGGGATGTCATGCACCAT CACTCTAGTCCCTCGTCTTCGTCAGAGGTGCGTGCCATGCAGGCCCGCATTCCCACCCACTTTCGGGACCCCGCCTCGGGTCCTCTGCGAAAGCTGAGCGTCGAACTGATAAAGACCTACAAGCACATCAACGAG GTCTACTATGCGAAAAAGAAGCGTCGTGCCCAGCAAACGCAAGGCGAGGACGACTCCTCCAACAAGAAGGAGCGAAAGCTGTACAACGACGGCTACGACGATGATAATCACGATTATATAATCAAGAATGGCGAAAAGTTTTTGGATCGCTACGAGATTGACTCGCTAATCG GAAAGGGCAGCTTTGGTCAGGTGGTGAAGGCCTACGATCACGAGGAGCAATGCCATGTGGCGATCAAGATAATTAAGAATAAGAAACCGTTCCTAAACCAGGCACAGATCGAGGTTAAGCTGCTCGAGATGATGAATCGTGCAGATGCCGAGAATAAATACTATATCG TCAAGCTCAAGCGCCATTTTATGTGGCGCAATCACCTGTGCCTGGTGTTCGAGCTGCTCTCATACAACCTGTACGATCTGCTGCGGAACACAAACTTCCGGGGCGTATCGCTGAACCTCACGCGCAAGTTCGCCCAGCAGCTATGCACGGCGCTGCTCTTCCTCAGCACCCCCGAACTGAACATTATTCACTGTGATTTGAAGCCCGAGAACATCTTGCTCTGCAATCCGAAGCGTTCCGCGATCAAGATCGTTGACTTTGGCAGCTCCTGTCAGCTGGGACAGCGG ATCTACCACTATATCCAATCGCGCTTCTACCGCTCCCCGGAAGTACTGCTGGGCATCCAATATGATCTGGCCATTGATATGTGGTCGCTGGGCTGTATCCTGGTTGAGATGCACACCGGTGAGCCGCTCTTCTCCGGCTGCAACGAAATGGACCAGATGAACAAGATCGTCGAGGTGCTGGGCATGCCGCCCAAGTATCTTCTCGATCAGGCGCACAAGACCCGCAAGTTCTTCGACAAGATCGTCGCCGACGGATCCTATGTCCTCAAGAAGAACCAAAACGGACGTAAATACAAGCCGCCGGGATCACGTAAACTCCAGGATATACTCGGCGTGGATACGGGCGGACCGGGTGGCCGGCGATTGGACGAACCCGGTCATAATGTCTCCGATTATCTCAAGTTCAAGGACCTGATCCTGCGCATGCTCGACTTCGATCCGAAGACAAGGGTCACACCCTACTACGCCCTGCAGCACAACTTCTTCAAGCGTACGGCGGACGAGGCGACCAATACCAGCGGTGCGGGTGCCACGGCGAATGCCGGTGCCGGCGGCTCCGGTTCCAGTGGTgctggcggcggtggcggtggtggaTCGAGTGGCTCCGGTGGCGGTGGCTCTGGCGGCAACGGTGGCGGTGGTGCGGGCGGTGCCGGTGGCCTCGGTGCTGGTAGCAGCAACAGTGGAGCTGTGTCGTCATCCAGTGCAGCTGCGgctgcggcggcggcagcagcggccaGTTCCACCTCGGCTACGGGTGGCTCGATTTCAGGATCGGGTCCTGGCGGAGTCGGTGGCGCGTCGTCGCAGCCATTGCCGATGgcgctgccgctgccactgccgcctctctcaggaggaggaggtcctGGCGTCGGAGCGTCGGATGGCCAGTGTCATG GCCTTCTGATGCACTCCTCGGCGGCAGCCAATGCAATGAACAACTTCTCCGCCCTGAGCCTCCAGCCCAGCCACCAGCCGAGCTCTCTGGTGAACCGCACTGGCAACTGCAGCAACAGTCTCAACAGCCTGAATCACTTTAGTCCACCGCAGCAGCatcatcagcaacagcagcagcaacgccACAACAGTCGCAGCTTgtacagcaacagcaacaaccacagcagcagcaacaacatcagcaacagcaacagcatcagcagcaacaacaacggcaaCCACAACAGCCTCAACAGCTATCCACACGCCATGGAATGTGACCCACCAATGGCTCCACCCCCACCAAATGGACATGGTAGGATGCTACGTGTACCACCGATGTTGCCACCTGGTTATGCCCCCTTGAATCTGGCGCCGCATCATttctacaacaacaacatgtcctcggcagcagcagcagcagcggcagcagcagcagcagcagcagcggcggcagctGCCTCCCATCTCATGATGACCGATTCGAGTGTGATAAGCGCCACAGCAgcgggtggtggtggtgccggcggaggtggtggcggcggtggAGGAGCAGCAGTGCCGGGACCAGTTTCAGGATTAAGTGGAGGACCAAGTGCCCCCAGTGTGGCGGTGACGCCACAAgcagccgctgctgctgcggccgCCGCTGCCTTTCATCTGTTTCCGTCACAGCCCGCCTATGGAGCAGCTCCCGCCTCGCTGAGCGAGCTGCCGATGCCCttgccgccactgccgctCTCcatgcctctgcctctgcccaTGCCACTGCCCATGCCCCTCCAGCTGCCGCCCTCGTCATCATCCGCCTCCTCAACAGCCTCCACATCAGCATCTATTGGTGggggaggtggaggaggaggtggtagCCTGGGAGTGGTGGGCTCGAGGCGACACTTGGGCAGCCACGGTGGACCCCCAACGGCCCCCCAGAATGTGGGTGGTGGGAGCAATTCGGCCACCGGAGCCAGCAGCAGCGATGCCTCCTCCTCGTCGCCGATGGTCGGAGTTTGTGTTCAACAGAATCCTGTAGTTATACATTAg
- the LOC6503552 gene encoding serine/threonine-protein kinase minibrain isoform X3, producing the protein MSAALIFWQQNNENNNLNNNNIVGESVEPLQPPSLGAPPPMPPGGRAIRVVPQSHTGRRTPPPPVHYINYLAQIGCQHRVRNWPSNNGNYNYDYDYDYHYNYPDELELQLQLDEEEDHCQMGSIIYPKSAWTWSQARELEPQPELISKDQKIREVVVEQPNLPYNLSAYGSSAGSVAVVDAAQGSGSGSGGGGRQRHAPLYGRFVTEEDLPATHRDVMHHHSSPSSSSEVRAMQARIPTHFRDPASGPLRKLSVELIKTYKHINEVYYAKKKRRAQQTQGEDDSSNKKERKLYNDGYDDDNHDYIIKNGEKFLDRYEIDSLIGKGSFGQVVKAYDHEEQCHVAIKIIKNKKPFLNQAQIEVKLLEMMNRADAENKYYIVKLKRHFMWRNHLCLVFELLSYNLYDLLRNTNFRGVSLNLTRKFAQQLCTALLFLSTPELNIIHCDLKPENILLCNPKRSAIKIVDFGSSCQLGQRIYHYIQSRFYRSPEVLLGIQYDLAIDMWSLGCILVEMHTGEPLFSGCNEMDQMNKIVEVLGMPPKYLLDQAHKTRKFFDKIVADGSYVLKKNQNGRKYKPPGSRKLQDILGVDTGGPGGRRLDEPGHNVSDYLKFKDLILRMLDFDPKTRVTPYYALQHNFFKRTADEATNTSGAGATANAGAGGSGSSGAGGGGGGGSSGSGGGGSGGNGGGGAGGAGGLGAGSSNSGAVSSSSAAAAAAAAAAASSTSATGGSISGSGPGGVGGASSQPLPMALPLPLPPLSGGGGPGVGASDGQCHDERR; encoded by the exons atgtcAGCTGCATTAATTTTTTGGcaacaaaataatgaaaataataatctaaataataataatattgtgGGAGAGTCAGTAGAACCACTTCAACCACCATCCTTAGGTGCACCACCACCTATGCCACCTGGTGGCAGGGCAATTAGAGTCGTGCCACAGAGCCACACGGGCAGAAGGACTCCACCACCTCCTGTTCATTACATCAATTATTTGGCCCAAATTGGCTGTCAGCATCGTGTCAGAAATTGGCCATCGAATAATGGCAATTACAATTACGATTACGACTACGATTACCATTACAATTATCCCGATGAGTTGGAGCTACAACTCCAGctggatgaggaggaggaTCATTGCCAAATGGGATCAATAATCTATCCAAAATCGGCATGGACATGGTCCCAAGCGAGGGAACTAGAGCCACAACCGGAACTAatctcgaaggaccaaaaaataagagaagTTGTGGTAGAACAGCCCAACTTGCCATATAATT tatcCGCTTATGGGTCCAGCGCGGGCAGCGTCGCCGTCGTCGATGCAGCGCAGGGCAGCGGGAGCGGCAGCGGTGGCGGCGGTCGCCAGCGGCACGCCCCCCTCTACGGCCGCTTCGTCACCGAGGAGGACCTGCCCGCCACTCACCGGGATGTCATGCACCAT CACTCTAGTCCCTCGTCTTCGTCAGAGGTGCGTGCCATGCAGGCCCGCATTCCCACCCACTTTCGGGACCCCGCCTCGGGTCCTCTGCGAAAGCTGAGCGTCGAACTGATAAAGACCTACAAGCACATCAACGAG GTCTACTATGCGAAAAAGAAGCGTCGTGCCCAGCAAACGCAAGGCGAGGACGACTCCTCCAACAAGAAGGAGCGAAAGCTGTACAACGACGGCTACGACGATGATAATCACGATTATATAATCAAGAATGGCGAAAAGTTTTTGGATCGCTACGAGATTGACTCGCTAATCG GAAAGGGCAGCTTTGGTCAGGTGGTGAAGGCCTACGATCACGAGGAGCAATGCCATGTGGCGATCAAGATAATTAAGAATAAGAAACCGTTCCTAAACCAGGCACAGATCGAGGTTAAGCTGCTCGAGATGATGAATCGTGCAGATGCCGAGAATAAATACTATATCG TCAAGCTCAAGCGCCATTTTATGTGGCGCAATCACCTGTGCCTGGTGTTCGAGCTGCTCTCATACAACCTGTACGATCTGCTGCGGAACACAAACTTCCGGGGCGTATCGCTGAACCTCACGCGCAAGTTCGCCCAGCAGCTATGCACGGCGCTGCTCTTCCTCAGCACCCCCGAACTGAACATTATTCACTGTGATTTGAAGCCCGAGAACATCTTGCTCTGCAATCCGAAGCGTTCCGCGATCAAGATCGTTGACTTTGGCAGCTCCTGTCAGCTGGGACAGCGG ATCTACCACTATATCCAATCGCGCTTCTACCGCTCCCCGGAAGTACTGCTGGGCATCCAATATGATCTGGCCATTGATATGTGGTCGCTGGGCTGTATCCTGGTTGAGATGCACACCGGTGAGCCGCTCTTCTCCGGCTGCAACGAAATGGACCAGATGAACAAGATCGTCGAGGTGCTGGGCATGCCGCCCAAGTATCTTCTCGATCAGGCGCACAAGACCCGCAAGTTCTTCGACAAGATCGTCGCCGACGGATCCTATGTCCTCAAGAAGAACCAAAACGGACGTAAATACAAGCCGCCGGGATCACGTAAACTCCAGGATATACTCGGCGTGGATACGGGCGGACCGGGTGGCCGGCGATTGGACGAACCCGGTCATAATGTCTCCGATTATCTCAAGTTCAAGGACCTGATCCTGCGCATGCTCGACTTCGATCCGAAGACAAGGGTCACACCCTACTACGCCCTGCAGCACAACTTCTTCAAGCGTACGGCGGACGAGGCGACCAATACCAGCGGTGCGGGTGCCACGGCGAATGCCGGTGCCGGCGGCTCCGGTTCCAGTGGTgctggcggcggtggcggtggtggaTCGAGTGGCTCCGGTGGCGGTGGCTCTGGCGGCAACGGTGGCGGTGGTGCGGGCGGTGCCGGTGGCCTCGGTGCTGGTAGCAGCAACAGTGGAGCTGTGTCGTCATCCAGTGCAGCTGCGgctgcggcggcggcagcagcggccaGTTCCACCTCGGCTACGGGTGGCTCGATTTCAGGATCGGGTCCTGGCGGAGTCGGTGGCGCGTCGTCGCAGCCATTGCCGATGgcgctgccgctgccactgccgcctctctcaggaggaggaggtcctGGCGTCGGAGCGTCGGATGGCCAGTGTCATG ATGAACGCCGATGA